In the Pseudochaenichthys georgianus chromosome 1, fPseGeo1.2, whole genome shotgun sequence genome, one interval contains:
- the exoc1l gene encoding exocyst complex component 1-like encodes MSSLLREEMQRVLFRPSKQSLVEYIEIEEPTHGRHFLCVSVAKNKLVQLCIVRCQISQTALKSGSKGSHTERSSIQECYRKAEIWSLQDLTLVDGRDADVDDPCFLLHFDKVRTVTAVSCSAKYSFVRALFALSEQHCQKPLNLRNFDWAYITPTSFYSNRGDCVVLTQICFYAFNLVCLSMCPVPLDA; translated from the exons ATGTCGTCTCTTCTGAGGGAGGAGATGCAGAGAGTTTTATTCCGACCGTCAAAACAGTCACTGGTGGAGTATATTGAGATTGAAGAGCCAACACACGGAAGACATTTTCTTTGTGTCTCAG ttgctaaaaataaattagtgCAGTTATGTATAGTGCGATGTCAGATATCTCAGACGGCCCTGAAGTCTGGATCCAAAGGGTCCCACACCGAACGCTCCAGCATACAGGAGTGCTACAGGAAGGCGGAGATTTGGTCCCTGCAGGACCTGACTCTTGTTGACGGACGCGATGCTGATGTG GATGACCCCTGTTTCCTGCTGCACTTTGACAAGGTCCGTACAGTGACGGCCGTCAGCTGCTCGGCCAAATACTCGTTTGTGCGTGCCCTGTTTGCTCTCAGCGAACAGCACTGCCAGAAGCCACTAAACCTGCGGAACTTTGACTGGGCCTACATCACGCCCACCTCCTTCTACTCTAACAGAGGAGACTGTGTTGTGCTAACACAGATTTGCTTCTATGCTTTCAATTTGGTTTGTCTGTCCATGTGTCCCGTGCCTCTGGATGCATAA
- the smc2 gene encoding structural maintenance of chromosomes protein 2, which translates to MHIKSIILEGFKSYAQRTEINGFDPLFNAITGLNGSGKSNILDSICFLLGITNLSHVRASNLQDLVYKNGQGGITKATVSITFDNSNKSQSPLGFETHDEITITRQVVIGGRNKYLINGVNANNTRVQDLFCSVGLNVNNPHFLIMQGRITKVLNMKPPEILAMIEEAAGTRMYECKKLGAQKTIEKKEAKLKEIQTILDEEITPTMNKLQEERSSYLEYQKLMREIQHLSRLYVAWLFVCAEETKVKSAENLKVMQDNITKMQASMAENESKVQELSAQIHELQKKRDQEVNGVLKTLEETLADMQRVDAKAQSALDLKKQNVTDETKKRKELVKSMDEDKKMLVVKEKEVSTWTEQLKTLQDEGQKDGAALEAAEQHFRAVSAGLSTNEDGEEATLAGQMMTCKNDMSKADTEAKQAQMTLKHAQAELKTKQAEVKKMDGGYKKDQDSLQAIRSNREKLQAELAKLNYEEGKEENLLDKRRQMSRDVAKLKETYERLMSRFPNLRFDYKDPERGWDRSKVKGLLANLITVRDVSYATGLEVVAGGRLYNIIVDTEVTGRKLLEKGELQRRYTIIPLNKISAKTLNDRVVNAAKSLVGKDNVHTALSLVGYESDLRKAMEYVFGSTLVCDSLDDAKRVAFDKQVMTKTVTLGGDIFDPQGTLSGGSRSQSASVLTSLQELKEVRDNLNENEAQLQDIERQLASLKGTAEKYRHLKQQYELKVEEEQILQTKLQQSSFHQQQEELERLRKAIEESEETLRVTKDVQKRAEEKYKVLENKMKNAGAEREKELKAAQQNLNAAKAKADTFNKKLKQKQQESESVALELEELRREQAGYEQQIQAVDEATKATQEQIDSMACTVSQNKEAVRTAQEELARQKEGIMAQDKELKGKSSEANKIREQNNEVQLKIKEQEHNISKHRKDSQEAADKVTRMLEEHDWIRSERQFFGQPNTSYDFKTNNPKEAGQRLKKLEETTSKLERNVNKRAMNMLNEAEERYNDLMKKKRIVENDKAKILQTIEELDQKKNEALSVAWQKVNKDFGSIFSTLLPGATAKLAPAQSGGVLEGLEFKVALGNTWKENLTELSGGQRSLVALSLILAMLLFKPAPIYILDEVDAALDLSHTQNIGQMLRSHFRHSQFVVVSLKDGMFTNANVLFKTKFVDGMSAVSRTALSQNDVNLPHKAQDKARQKDKRNKPLIS; encoded by the exons ATGCACATCAAGTCTATTATTCTTGAAGGATTCAAATCCTACGCACAGAGGACGGAGATCAACGGCTTTGACCCGCTGTTCAACGCCATCACAGGACTCAATGGCAGCGGAAAGTCCAACATCTTGGACTCTATTTGTTTCCTTTTGGGTATCACCAACCTCAGCCAT GTGCGAGCCTCCAACCTCCAGGACTTGGTGTACAAGAACGGACAGGGTGGCATCACCAAGGCCACTGTGTCTATTACCTTTGACAACTCCAATAAAAGCCAGAGTCCTCTGGGGTTCGAAACCCATGATGAGATCACCATCACCAGACAG GTGGTAATTGGTGGCAGGAACAAGTACCTCATCAATGGAGTCAATGCCAACAACACCAGGGTGCAGGACTTGTTCTGCTCTGTTGGCCTCAACGTCAACAACCCACATTTTCTCATCATGCAG GGAAGGATCACCAAAGTTCTAAACATGAAGCCACCAGAG ATCCTTGCCATGATTGAAGAAGCAGCGGGAACCAGGATGTATGAATGCAAAAAGCTTGGCGCTCAGAAAACCATTGAGAAGAAGGAGGCCAAGCTGAAGGAGATTCAGACA ATTTTGGATGAGGAAATTACTCCAACCATGAACAAACTCCAAGAG GAGCGATCATCATACTTGGAGTACCAGAAGCTCATGCGTGAGATCCAGCACCTGTCCCGGCTCTACGTGGCCTGGCTGTTTGTGTGTGCCGAGGAAACAAAGGTGAAGTCAGCCGAGAATCTGAAGGTGATGCAGGACAACATCACCAAGATGCAAGCAAGCATGGCTGAGAATGAGAGCAAAGTCCAGGAGCTTTCCGCCCAGATTCATGAACTGCAGAAGAAAAGAGACCAG GAGGTGAACGGGGTATTGAAGACCCTGGAAGAGACTCTAGCTGACATGCAGCGTGTGGATGCAAAAGCTCAGAGTGCACTCGACCTGAAAAAACAAAATGTCACAGACGAAACCAAGAAGAGGAAGGAACTTGTCAAGAGTATGGATGAG GACAAGAAAATGCTTGTGGTAAAAGAAAAGGAGGTTTCTACATGGACGGAGCAGCTTAAGACACTACAGGACGAGGGACAGAAGGACGGTGCAGCCCTGGAGGCAGCTGAGCAGCACTTCAGGGCGGTGTCCGCTGGCCTCTCCACCAATGAGGACGGAGAGGAGGCCACACTGGCCGGGCAGATGATGACCTGCAAGAATGACATGAGCAAAGCAGATACTGAGGCCAAGCAG GCCCAGATGACCCTGAAGCATGCCCAGGCGGAGCTGAAGACCAAACAGGCGGAGGTGAAAAAGATGGACGGTGGCTACAAGAAGGACCAGGACAGCCTGCAGGCGATCAGAAGCAACAGGGAGAAGCTACAGGCTGAGCTAGCTAAACTCAACTATGAAG AGGGGAAAGAGGAGAATCTGCTGGACAAAAGAAGGCAGATGTCTAGAGACGTTGCTAAACTTAAAGAGACCTACGAGAGACTCATGTCTCGCTTCCCCAACTTGCGCTTCGACTACAA GGACCCAGAGCGAGGCTGGGACCGCAGCAAAGTGAAGGGGCTGCTAGCTAACCTAATCACCGTGCGGGACGTCTCCTACGCAACGGGACTGGAGGTGGTGGCAGGAGGACGGCTCTATAACATTATTGTTGACACAGAG GTGACAGGTAGAAAGCTGTTGGAGAAGGGGGAGCTGCAGCGGAGGTACACCATCATTCCCCTGAACAAGATCTCAGCCAAGACACTCAACGACAGAGTGGTGAACGCCGCCAAGAGCCTG GTCGGAAAGGACAACGTCCACACCGCCCTGTCCCTGGTGGGCTACGAGTCAGACCTGCGGAAGGCCATGGAGTACGTCTTCGGCTCCACTCTGGTGTGCGACTCCCTGGACGACGCTAAGAGAGTGGCTTTTGATAAGCAGGTGATGACCAAGACTGTCACTCTCGGAGGGGACATCTTCGACCCACAGGGAACTCTGAGTGGAG GCTCTCGCTCCCAGTCAGCGTCTGTTCTGACCAGCCTCCAGGAACTGAAGGAGGTTCGGGACAACTTGAATGAAAACGAGGCCCAGCTTCAGGACATTGAACGACAACTGGCCAGCCTGAAGGGAACTGCAGAGAA GTACCGACATCTGAAGCAGCAGTATGAGCTGAAGGTGGAGGAGGAGCAGATCCTGCAGACCAAGCTGCAGCAGAGCTCCTTCCACCAGCAGCAGGAGGAGCTGGAGCGGCTGCGCAAGGCCATCG AGGAGAGTGAGGAGACTCTGCGTGTCACCAAGGATGTTCAGAAACGGGCTGAAGAGAAGTACAAGGTGCTGGAGAACAAGATGAAGAATGCTGGGGCCGAGAGGGAGAAGGAGCTGAAAGCCGCTCAGCAGAACCTCAATGCTGCCAAGGCCAAAGCTGACACCTTCAACAAGAAGCTGAAGCAGAAGCAGCAG GAGTCCGAGTCCGTGGCTCTGGAGCTGGAGGAGCTGCGCAGGGAGCAGGCTGGGTACGAGCAGCAGATCCAGGCTGTAGATGAAGCCACTAAGGCCACCCAGGAGCAGATCGACAGCATGGCCTGCACCGTGTCACAGAACAAG GAGGCAGTGCGTACGGCCCAGGAGGAGCTGGCCCGACAGAAGGAAGGCATCATGGCTCAGGACAAAGAGCTCAAG GGTAAGAGCTCAGAGGCCAATAAAATAAGAGAGCAGAACAATGAAGTCCAGCTGAAGATCAAGGAACAGGAACACAACATTAGCAAGCACCGCAAAGACAGCCAGGAAGCTGCTgacaag GTGACTCGGATGCTGGAGGAACATGACTGGATCCGGTCGGAGCGTCAGTTCTTCGGCCAGCCCAACACCTCGTATGACTTTAAGACCAACAACCCCAAAGAGGCGGGTCAGCGGCTGAAGAAGCTGGAGGAGACCACCAGCAAGCTGGAGAGAAACGTCAACAAGAGGGCTATGAACATGCTGAACGAGGCCGAGGAGAGG TACAATGACCtcatgaagaagaagaggatCGTGGAGAACGACAAAGCCAAAATCTTGCAGACGATCGAGGAGCTGGACCAGAAGAAGAACGAGGCTCTCAGCGTGGCATGGCAGAAG gtaAACAAGGACTTTGGCTCTATTTTCTCCACCCTGCTGCCGGGGGCCACTGCTAAGCTGGCTCCTGCCCAGAGCGGGGGGGTATTGGAAGGTCTTGAGTTCAAGGTGGCCTTGGGCAACACCTGGAAGGAAAACCTCACCGAGCTCAGCGGGGGGCAAAG ATCTCTGGTGGCGCTGTCTCTCATCCTGGCCATGCTGCTGTTCAAACCGGCTCCCATCTACATCTTAGACGAGGTGGACGCTGCCCtggatctctcacacacacagaacatcgGGCAGATGCTGCGATCACATTTTAGACACTCACAG TTTGTGGTGGTGTCCCTAAAGGACGGCATGTTTACCAACGCCAACGTCCTCTTCAAGACTAAGTTTGTTGACGGCATGTCTGCAGTTTCTCGGACTGCGCTCAGCCAGAATGACGTCAACCTTCCCCATAAAGCACAAGACAAGGCGCGTCAAAAGGACAAGAGGAACAAACCGCTCATCAGCTAA